Part of the Cottoperca gobio chromosome 16, fCotGob3.1, whole genome shotgun sequence genome, CTCTGAAGGCCCTTTGCAGATTTGAAAGGACAGTGTAGATAAGACGTATCGGATGACCTGCAGGGAGCTAACTCCTGATGCATAAAACAGCCACAGTTACCCAATTCGTTCAACTCTGCAAATCCCCCGGGTCAAAAAAGTGACAAAAGTGTCAGGGCCACTATATCCAGggcagagacagaagacagaacagACATACATGCAAGCAAGATgtcagacaaagagagagagtgtaagacgtagggagagagaagagagagagaaatcttaCTCGCCACGTGTGACTGCAGCGGAGCCTGGTAGAGTTTTGGGGGTAAGGGGGGCGCTCTGGGCGGTATAGGAGGGTAAAGGTTTGGATAATAGAGGGGAGCAGCAAGGGCAGGCAAGGTGTGAGAGCGGGGGAAAAGCGGGGAGCTGAGGCAGTACCCTGTTGTGCCTGGAGGGGGCGCTCCAGGGCGCTGGGGAGGGGAAAGGGCTCCGATAGGAGAGAGGCGAGGAGGGGCACCCCTGTGCAGAGGGCAGTTTTTAGGGTGGTACAGGTAATATGtagggagaggaggaagttcTTTAGATGTCCTGGCCTTGTAGCTGTTGTGgactgtgtgagagtgtgtgctcTTTTCTGGATGCAGCGAATCCATAGCACTGATACTGTTTGAATACGTCATCATGACGTCTATGTTCTTATATGGGGTGGTGCAAGCTGGAGCCTCTGTGGTGCCGCTAACAGGTATGTCTgacttagtgtgtgtgtctgagtcaCTGCAGTACAGAGAATCAAAATTATAGATAGAGTCAGGCGCAAAGTCCCTGTGTGTGTTAAAGATAGTCCCATAATCACAAGGAGAGTCTACACCAACATCATCCAGGGATTCATAGTTAAAGCCAGAGTTTACATCAGTGCTGGAATCATCTCTGTGTATACGAGCTGAGCTGGCAGCAGGGGTGCACCGTATGTTAAAGTATTTGTCTTTGGACTCCCTGCCTACATGGCTGTGGGGTCTGGGATCTGCAAAGGGCTGGTAGTTACAGTAGCCGGGGCGATAGGAAGGGAGGGCAGTGTGGAGGAAATAGGGTTGGGAGGACTGGGCGAGGGACAGTGGAGGGGAGGAAACTGCTTATTGGAAAGGGTAAAAAGGCCAAACATTGGAAAGGTGCAGGAGTCAGGATGGAGAGGGCAGGCGCACAAGCAAAGCGATATGAGGGAGCAAAGCGGAGCCATGGACAAACAATGGAAACAACAGAATGGGATGGATAGGTGAGAAAAAACAAGgttaagaaagtaaaaaaaatgtggCAGAGAAatgggaaggagagagagatgcagaaaATGTTAGTGTCTGTCGAGAGAAAAAATGCACATTCATGAGTGTATTCCAGCAGAAAtcgtcatcatgtaacagcaTGCAGTATTTAAACAAGTCaaacatttgattgacagttacACAGTGCATGAGAGTCAATGGAGTTGATTTATGAAGAGCAATAACCACAGTCTTTCATTTAAGAAGAGTTGGCACAACAGGAAATGCCGCCGTGGCCATAAAATAATAACTGTTGAGCAGCAAACCCACAGCTGCATGGTAGAAATACTCAACCTGTCAATCACCAATGATACCATAAATAAAATGCCACAGTCAATTCCTAAGATTCAACATATCAAAGTGAGGGTTTCTGGACGGCATCtggtttcactttcatttcatatttgtattgaaAGTTATGAACATTAAGTATAACACAGCACAGCGTTCTGAACTTTACTGCAGTGCGTGCCATCACCACCTCTGGATCACCTTCTCActctccctttttctcttctctgcctttttgttttctacctCTCTAGCTACTTCCCCaccacccctcccctctccagCAGTACAGTGTAATGCTGAGTCAGTCTACAGACAGTTCTGCCCGTTCCTGCTCAATCACTATGTCTGTCTCTATGGAGATTCAGAAATTGTGCCAACAACAATTTGCATTACACTAAATTCCCTTGACAGACTGCTAGGCTATGGGATACAACAAAAGCTAGAAAGCAACCATACCTTGGTTAGACTTGATCTGTCTTTGAACTGCAACCACCACATGATACTTCCTATTTTTCTGACACTAGGTCTCAGCCATTGGTCCATGTACTAAGATCCACCCCTTGAACTCTTAAAGGTGTACACATCTATTTCTGGCTTGTTGCAGTGGTTTTAGGGGGAAACTCCTGCAGCATATACCTCATTAGTAATTCAGCGACTTTTATATTTAGAAAGCTAAGGTAAAATCATGAAATAATGGCAAAGTACTTATAGAATCAGAGAACTAGTTTTACTAAGAAATGTAGCAGCCCATTGGTAGAGAACATGAGTAATTCATATCAAACATACATCCTGCTGACTATCTAATCCTTAGTGTTTTATGTAGCCTACTGCAGCACTGTATGAGATAAGTAACTTGATCTTAGCTATCAGTGCCACTCTAGGGAGCaagggagaggggaagaggcAAGACAGGATAGACAGCAAGAGAAAAGCATATACACATCCCAAGTTGATGGGATTTGAAACCAGTAAAGAGGCAGagaaaaagtaacaaaaaaaggTTTAAGGAAAAATAGATAGAAAGCAAAGAGAAGTTAAAggtagaagaaaagaaaagaaagaaggtgAGCTCAGTGGGCGCTTCCATTATCTGCCTCCCGCCGGACCGAAGAGTGGATGAATAATTGAATAAGGCAGTGATGACATCACACTTTGATAATAGTGCAAGAAAGACTGGCTGGGAAGTTTCCAACTTCCTTGTTCTCCTCATATTACGTTTATTCCCCTCACTGTTCCCCTCCCCTCACTGTTACTCATGTTCCCTCTGCAGATTCCCTTCCACTGTTTTGTTCACTTTCCCCATCTGCAATCACCTTCTGTTTATCTCTTGTCATCATTTATCCATCATATCATGCCTTATGCCTTTCTGTGACTCGTGCTCGTCCTCCATCTCTTCGCTCTCGTTCCATAGGCTATATCATTTCCATAAATGAGTCaatccttggtttcctgtttcTTTCTATTGTACTGTCCACAGATTGACACTTGTGTATCGCTGAGAAAGTGATCAAGCCAACTGTAGGTCTgtcttttctccatctctttctcctcatcaTCGGCCCATCCcagatttgttttgtacattgaGTTACTTTGTTactatgtgtttattttctctctcttcacacacacacacacacacacacacacacacacacacacacacacacacacacacacacaaaatgcacacacacacacctctttccCTATGTCTGCCTCCTTTATTATCAtaagcatcatcatcatcatcatcatcatcatcatcatttatacTCACCTGTGGTTCTTGATTCCAAAGTCCTTCCTCCATCGGCTCGTCCTCTCacctccatctccacctcttcctcttcttctttcacttccttttcctccttcttAACTTCTTCACCCTTCCACTCTCTGCCCATGGTCCACAGGCTGCTGTCACTGACTGAGCAGCCAATCTTCTGTGATGGGCACAGCTCCGGTTGTCGCCCCTCCTCGTCAGCTCTCTGGAGCATTTCCTTCAGAGCGGCCATCGAGGTGAGGGCTGGTGGCGGCTGCATGAAGAAGGCCTGAGCCTGAGAGGTGTACTCCCATTCATTGCCGTCGCCGCCTGCCATCTCTCTTCTCCACCTCAggttgtacagtatatctgcaTCTGGAGTAATAACTGTTGGGTCAGGGTCTGGATCAGTGATCACCTTTGTTTGGAGGAAGTTGCTCTTGTTGCGGTTACGCAGCTCTTTAAAAGTCGTGACCTTTGGAGCTAACCCTGGAGATGACCCTGCCGAACTGAGCTTCTTTTGACTTTCCACAAGATATTTTCTCATTGCTAGCGGTGGAAGCCTTGGTGGGGCTTCACCTTCAGGTGTGAAGGCTATGAGCCAATCAAATCGCTCAGGCTGTGCAGAGTTAGCCAAAAGAGTGCTGATTTTGTGGGACAGCACAGATGAGGGGATTGGGGGTAagggacgaggaggaggaggaggagggggaggtgaaTCTGGAACCTCAGCAGGATACCGGAAAGACTCAAAGCTCATATTGTTtgcttgtgtttcatgcgtatTGCTAAAACCATTGTTGTAGTAAGGGTCGGAGGTCAGACCGGtgctcctcttctttctccttgcCATCTCAGTGAACGAGGTGGTTATTTGTGtgctctcctctttccttttgCTTTCTTCAGCTATATCTGCTCTTCGATCTCCATCCATCTTGCCTCTGCTGCTCCATCCGTCTCTGTAACATTCtttctcccccttcctctcttgTAATCTGAACTCATATGGCTCCCTAGACATGGATGAGTTGACATGATCTTCATCTCCCTCATCCTCTAGTCCTCCAACACAGACACCAAGCTCTGGGCTGAGTTTAAGGAGCTCAGCTTGGGTCAATCCAGCAAGCATCAGTAACTTCCGAATCTCTACATCAAGTGCAtggaaggaggggggagaaggcagggcaggtggaggtggaggtgataAGGCagggggagatgaggaggaaatTGAGATAACtggtggaggaggcagaggtgGGGGACGTGTGgtaggaggaggaagggaaagagGGGTCCTTTCCTGTTGGGTTTGAAGAGCAGCAAGCCGTTGTGCCTCCTTCCTGGCAAGGTGACGCTTCCGAGGGGGAGGGATGGGAGGAGTTGGGGTGGGGAGTGATGGAGGTGGAGAAGGGGTGGTATACAGGGTGAGGTAAGGGAGCGGTTTAGAAGTTGGGAGGGGAGGAATGGAGGGTGGAGATGGAGGTAGAGGTTTCTCACACCTAAAAGTGGTGAAAGTGGGGGATGAGGAGTTAGGGGAGAAAGTAGACAATGTAGGAGAGGTGGAGACAGCCATGGAGGTGGTCTCCCTGCTGATATTGATGTAGGTATGGAGGTCAGAGCTCACACTGGCATGACGCGCTGGAGGTTTGGGGGGTCTAGGTGGCGGCTCGACAGGAGAAGGGTTGAGGGAATCAGAAACGAGAGGATCCTCACAGTCTGATGGAGCAGTGAGGTCAACCCCTGCATCGGAAAACTCCTGAGAGTCTCCCATCGCTCCTCTGCCACTTTTATACAACTTCCAGGGAATGTCAATGTTGCCCATTTCATCCATGACATCTGAAAGATCTTGCTCCTCCAGATCTCCAAGATCAAATCCCTTCTCATGGAGTTTAGCAATGTAGGCCAGTTTTACTTCCCTGTTCACTTTCTCCAAGCGATCCAGGTGATCTAACCGATCCCTCAGGACATCCCAGTGTTGTTCAGCCTCCAGATCCCAACGAGCCACTTGGATCACCTGGCTGAAGCGCTCCATTTTCCCAAACTCCCCTACTGATTCTAGAAAATCAAGCAAACCTAGTTTGGTGACCTCAGAATCACCTTTGTCTCCTAAGTAGTCAGGAGAAGGGGAGTCCAGGGCAGAGGGGTAGCCCTCATCTGGGGAGCAAGGGGGAATTGGTGAACGTGATGTTAAGATGAAGGGATTGCGGTTAAGAGGAAGGGATGGTGGTGAACGCGCAGGGGGCTTGCATTCAGAGGCTTGCAGGAGAGGGTGGTGTTTGggggacagagaaacagacagattaTCTTCGTCATGGGAAGAGCAGATGGAGGCAGATTGATCTGCACAGTCAGACTCCAGATCAGAGCAGGAgctgatggaggtggaggatgaAGAGGTAGAAGAGGAGAGCGATAACTccaggagagaggggggacagTCACAGCACGAAGGGACCAGGGTgtcatcatcatcgtcgtcatcatcattgtcagcctcctcttcatcatcatcgaTATCAATATCCCCACTGCTCTCTTCCTCGTCGTCTTCTTCCTCtacttttatagtttttttgttGTCCAAATCAGCGTTTGCATCTGGATTCTTGCCTTCATTTTCCAGACTGGCAGCAGGATGGGCGGAGGCCTCCAGCTGGGCCTGTGCTTGGGAGGGAGGCTGAGGCTGCTCCTTGGCCCCTTTCCCATCCTGCCTCTGGAGCAACGGGGCCGGAGGAGGCGGTAGCTTTAGTTGCTGTCTGATAGagatggtgttgttgttgttgtggttatGGTTGAACATACTGTTGTTATCCTGCGGGGAGCGGCCATCGCAGCACAGACACGGGAGGCTTGGCTCGTTGCAGTTCGGGTCAAGAGGGAGAACAGAGGGAAGTGGAGGTGGAGCGGCTGCTGGTGCAATTTTGGCTGCCACAGATGCACGAGTCTTGGGTTTGGGTTTAGCTGATTTGGAGATGGTGGAACCTTGTTTTTGTGAGCCAAACCTGGACTGGGTTACTGGTGCTCGAGGTTGTACACCCACCCTGGTCCTGGTGGGTGCAGTGGGGCCTTTAGTAACCCTGCGTGGGGAGGACGTGGAGATCGTGTTCATGTTTTTATCCTCCCTCTGGAAACCAGGGCCATGAGACTTTGGCCCAGCTACGGTATTGGTCCGCCTGCTGATGTCAAAGCGCCGCGGCTTTGGAGGCTGAGAGGAGCAGCTAGAGGACTGCATTGTGTGAATGGGACTTTTTAGGAGACTCTGATATTGCTGTTGCTATAGAAACAAGTGTTGAAAAAGCAGGACAGATCCAAACTATGACGCGCCGTGACGGTCACATCTTGGCTTGACTCCCAAGATCCTGTAACAtcagaggagacacacagtgaatAACGACTAGGAGCAAAATTCTGCTCTGCAAGCTAAGACAGTTTTTTTTGCTCTACACATGTTTTCATATTAGACAAAGTCTTTGAAGTTAAACTCATCATCTGGACTACTCATTAAAACTCAATTGCTTTTGGgctttctgttttataattatCACAGCCCAAGTCCTGGGAGGACACAGCAGTGATATGAACAGACACACTGTCTCATACAcagtaatgtaaaaaaacaaagcacattATCAAGCATCACCACATAAGGAATATAGTTGAAACAATAAGTCAATTCATAAACTGACAGAAAATTAATAGGCAAATGTGTTAATAACTAATTCATTGTTTAAGTCAAATATTCACTGGTTCCAGTTCAAACgtaaatatttgtttgattCTCATTATCTGTTATgaaagtaaactgaatatttttaggttttggactgttggtcagacaaaacaagactagTGAAGACGTCACCTTGAAAAACTGTGATAGTCACTTTTTCTGACAATAATCCGCAGATCAGTTGCTAGCTGCAGCCCTTAAATCATTTTTGCATCTTTTGTTGAACAGTACTTTAAGGCTTTCTGGAAACATTGAGATGCCTTGAGACTTGAAAATgtatataacagaatattttctGCAAGGTGCATGTCTACCTTGTTTCATCTGTTGTACTATTTCCTTGGTTTTCAGATGCTATCtattcaaattcaaacacacacacccacacacatatggCATGGAATGATACCCATGATAATAATTGTAGGCTAATTTATAGCTTAATAACTGTCactcatcatcttcatcagtcATGTTCAGCTTCACTGAGCACTGATATTCATGAGTTAAGCTATCTCCATCTGTGCCAGTCCATCCTTACGAGCTGACAAGAGGCAGTAAGATGTAGATCAAAAGAATTAacgttttagtttattttttattaaaacactaTACCTAGAGCAATGACTGAACATTTAACTAGAGCATGAAATAATCTGGTAGCAGCACTGAACAACTTAGAGTCTGCCTTTTTAAAGCCCATCCACCGAAGGCTATTGCTCATATATTCCTGCACAGTGTCCTTCACATCACTGATGAATATAAATCACTCAAGTAAGCTTACATTGGGCCTTCGTCGGAATGGGCATTAAAACCAACAACGccttgaaataaaacaaagaaacagcaTATCACCAGATGTAATTTAACCCGTCCAGTGTACAGTATTTACCCCTGCATGTATTGATCCCACAGAGCTGATGGAGACAGGGAggatgggaggggagggggaggagggggtaCCTCCAACCGCATCGCCCTCATATACAGGCCCGTCCGCCCCTATTTTAACTCAAATATTACACATAACACTCAAATTACAGTTAAACCcgataataatataacattttaccTAAAAACTATTCCAGAAATATCGCTGTTAGTAGCGGAATTGCATGTTTCTTGATACGCAGGCTCCGTGTGGGAATATGAGGTTTGCTTACCCGACTAGACTCTGCAGGTTTATTTGagaacatattttttttaaagatacataTATAGCAAGATGATAAATTAGTACTCGACTTACTATCAGATTCAGGTAAAGATGGATGAAGGTCTCCATCTCGTTGGGATCGCTCACATCCCAGTCCGTGTGAATGTGAATCTCTCTCCGACAGCGACAGCCTCAGCATCTGTCTTCTCGCGAGCATCCAACAAACCATCGCTCTCCCCAACCCAACCAAACCACACCCCTCACTTGCCTTATCATCACATCCAATTTATCTTGAGTCATTTTCAGCTTCAAGTCTTtcaaataattagttttgaGAGGAAGAGTCATTTCCCTTAATTCCTCTTAAATCATCATATCTGCAGTTTATCCATGCATCTATTAATCTGTTTTAAAGGAAAGTAAATTATCCTCACATACAAACTCCTGTTCCTGTTTCTAGTGATTATTGTCATCGATTAATCTGTTAACTATTCCTTTATCTGTGAAATTTaacaaaatagtaaaaaatgACCATTATAATATTCCTGAAGCCCAattattcagtttactatcgtATATGACAAACTAAAGCATAAAATTCTCGCATTTAAAAGGctggaaacagaaaaatattgttcatattatttattaattgcaATAACATTCAGGCCAGCAGAGACTTTACAgcagcaatataaaaatatatttataggTAATACATCTATTCctacaaaattaaaaaaaaaaaaacatttcaactaTTGGatcttgtttgtattttcatccTGCCGTGTACTCCTCAGGGCAGACCAATATGAAAGCCAGACCATGTGTGATTCATTTCAGTGGCATTTCTTCTTTCCATGAGATTATTCAGAGGAGAAACTACTGGAGACACTGTAGATTATGCATTATGTTCAATAAATAGGAAGTATGGATCAAAAGAAGCAAgctgtttcaattcacaacaaAAATATCTACAACGTTAAAGTAACTGCTAGTTTTAGATTTATACTGTCGGGAGTCAGCCTTGTTAAAAAAGGTAGAGCATATGATGGGTGCGTCGTGCCAGAAGTCAAAAGGGAACCAGGCGGATGCGCCGGACACTCTTTATGATCGGTGTTCCCTCTCACTTGGTTCTCTTGTAAATTTTCTTGGCGAAGTTGAGGAAGACCGAGTGAGGTAGGTTTTGAGCGTGACAAGCGATGAGTTTCTGCAGCCGCTGGTAACTCTCTTCCTCATAATTGTGGTACAATTTTGGCATTTGCAGGGTGTTGTACAGTGCTTTGACCTTTTCCACACAAGCATCATCATTTTGCCCGTAACATGcctgaggagaagaagatgaaattAGGTTTTGTAATGTACTAGCGAGTGACTCTAGGAtttcttaaagaaaataaataaatcagaacCATAAAACATAGTTTCATTGTTCTAACACATTACAAAAAGAAAGTTTCTATTGCTGCAGATATTGATATTGTATAACATATCTGTAAAAAGTGACACTTATGCATTGTTACAATAACTTGTACAATTGGCACAATTTCTTATGGtggtattaaaaataaataaattaactcAGTGGGTCGTTGCTCAAATTCTGAGATACAATTGTGGCATGCATTGCActgaataatgtttaaatatttatgcattctTTCTGATGTTTCTTTGACGGAAACTGGGAATAAAACCTGCTAAGTATATTCATAGTACATTATATTTCAATACCGcacttaaaaaatgtaatccgtGTGCAAGCAACACATTCCCTGCATCCAAATGAGCACATAGTTTGCAGCCAAATAATATTGATACAAATTTGTAAGTGTTCAAACAGAAAGGTTTGTTTTCTGAAGTCCCACCTCCAGCTCTGCTCTCTGTTCAGGAGTCATGGTTTCCAGGGCCGTCACCACCAGCCAGCTGCATTTGTTATCCTGGATGTCAGTACCAATCTTCCCCGTCACAGCAGGGTCTCCGTAACAGTCTAAGTAGTCATCCTGCAAATGATACACATTGGTTGGGTGGTTATTAACTCTAAATAGTCTGCTGCATATTATTCATTATGCCGTGATGTGAAAGCGGGGTGACGTGCTTAAGGAATTACCTGTATTTGAAAGAACTCTCCCATCTCAAGTAAGATAAGTTTGGCATTATTGTGTTCCTCTTCACTCTCAATTCCTGCCTACAAAAGTAAAGTGATGTAGTTATGAGAGAGTCTGACATTACTCTGTTTATAATTGTACACACTggacaaaaggaaagaaacaaactCACGATGTACATTGCAGCTGCCACTGGGAGGTAAAATGAGTAAAAGGCAGTCTTGTATTTTACAATAGCTTTGTACCTGAAAGACAAGGACACACATAATCACACCCATTTACTTTGGTAAAAAACTCTGCAAATTCTCTTTAGTTTTGTCTTCACTACCTGTCCATGGTAAATCTGCTGAGGTCAATCTGCCCAGGGGGAGCAGTCATGAGGTCCAGAGATTGGCCAAGCTCGGTCTGGAAAGAtatctgaaacaaaaacaaatagagtaagaaacctgtgtgtgtgtgtgtgtgtgtgtgtgtgtgtaatcaatTAGGACGCATAGTACCTCAGTAAATAGCTCAAGTAGGTGGACGTAGTAGGGCTGCTTCCTGCAATGTATGCGGAGCAGTCTGTAGACCGACGCTTCTAAGAGATACGAGTCATTGATGGCATCCAGACCGATCCCAtccttaaaaacaaacagatgagaGTAACCTGAGGAACTGATCGCACCATTAAtagtggaaaataaataaaatcacaaaaaggGAATTTTTCTGGAATATATGAAGTCTCACCCTCTTGTACCAGCAGGGCTGTCCTCGCCGAGTCACAGATCCATCCATGATATCATCTGCCACCAGGAAACATCCCTGAAGCTGCAAGCAACAGAGACAGTGTCGTAACACTTACTTAATGACAGAGAACCTAACACCCTTGCAAAGTGTCATTACAGCAGCAAGTCTTGAGTCTGTGCTTGTGGGTTGAAGTGTTAGCGACACATTGGGCAGCACTGTAACAGTTTAACCTTCCtacaccgcccccccccccccaattttGTAAACCCTAACCTCATTATGTGGAGCTCTGGTCTGaagaaaatctaaaataaataatatggtTAAGGATAGTGTGACTTTATTGGTTTGAGGTGTAATAAACCACTGGGTCTTTGCTTTACAGCACCACAGGCtcaacttcaaaataaaaaaggttattataattataatttatggAAAACAATGCAGGAATAGGCTACACTGACAATGCTGGTTTAAGCCTTTTAATGGGATTTTTGACtaagaaaaaaagggaatatTGCCAGACTTATCCTTTAACATATCACAACATGTCTTTACCATCTCAATGCACCATCCAACCACGAGGGACTGCTGCACAGTGTCCTGTGTGAGCTGAGTGGGTGGGAGAAGGTCCCTCAGTGAGCCAATCACAGACAGGCCTCGGTTCCTCTTGCCTAGAGGGGAATTGTACACC contains:
- the fdps gene encoding farnesyl pyrophosphate synthase isoform X1; translated protein: MRRLLNLVMFAPKTIRTMWHDVFPYHFKTTSVLLCTSSFQGDHSCNGTQSSIKALSSDPQLFEDQFDKLVTDLSERDIVDPSLADALTRLREVLVYNSPLGKRNRGLSVIGSLRDLLPPTQLTQDTVQQSLVVGWCIEMLQGCFLVADDIMDGSVTRRGQPCWYKRDGIGLDAINDSYLLEASVYRLLRIHCRKQPYYVHLLELFTEISFQTELGQSLDLMTAPPGQIDLSRFTMDRYKAIVKYKTAFYSFYLPVAAAMYIAGIESEEEHNNAKLILLEMGEFFQIQDDYLDCYGDPAVTGKIGTDIQDNKCSWLVVTALETMTPEQRAELEACYGQNDDACVEKVKALYNTLQMPKLYHNYEEESYQRLQKLIACHAQNLPHSVFLNFAKKIYKRTK
- the fdps gene encoding farnesyl pyrophosphate synthase isoform X2 translates to MGDHSCNGTQSSIKALSSDPQLFEDQFDKLVTDLSERDIVDPSLADALTRLREVLVYNSPLGKRNRGLSVIGSLRDLLPPTQLTQDTVQQSLVVGWCIEMLQGCFLVADDIMDGSVTRRGQPCWYKRDGIGLDAINDSYLLEASVYRLLRIHCRKQPYYVHLLELFTEISFQTELGQSLDLMTAPPGQIDLSRFTMDRYKAIVKYKTAFYSFYLPVAAAMYIAGIESEEEHNNAKLILLEMGEFFQIQDDYLDCYGDPAVTGKIGTDIQDNKCSWLVVTALETMTPEQRAELEACYGQNDDACVEKVKALYNTLQMPKLYHNYEEESYQRLQKLIACHAQNLPHSVFLNFAKKIYKRTK